TCCTTTTTCACGCGGCTCCGTGAAGTGATTAAAGAAGGGAGATAGGGTAAATCATGAGTCTTTTCCAAGGCATGGACATTAGCGGTTCCGCTTTGACGGTGAATCGCCTGCGCATGGACATCATTTCCTCTAACATAGCAAATGCAGACACTACGCGGGGGCAGTATGTGAATGGAGCGTGGGTGCCCTACCGGAGAAAGATGGTTTCCATTGCTCCGATGACGGAAAAATCCTCCTTCCAGGAGATCTTACAGAATGAGATGGATCAAACGAATCAGGCAGGGGTAAAAGTGACCGGAATTTACGAAGATCCCTCTCCTGACCGCCTTATCTATGATCCCAGCCATCCGGATGCCGATGCCAACGGTTACGTTAGATTGCCGAATGTGGACATTCTCCGGGAGATGGTGGATTTGATGAACGCTTCCCGCTCCTATGACGCGAACGTTACCGCACTTAACGCCACCAAGGCCATGTACATGAAAGCCCTGGAAATCGGAAAATAGGAGA
The DNA window shown above is from Thermicanus aegyptius DSM 12793 and carries:
- the flgC gene encoding flagellar basal body rod protein FlgC; its protein translation is MSLFQGMDISGSALTVNRLRMDIISSNIANADTTRGQYVNGAWVPYRRKMVSIAPMTEKSSFQEILQNEMDQTNQAGVKVTGIYEDPSPDRLIYDPSHPDADANGYVRLPNVDILREMVDLMNASRSYDANVTALNATKAMYMKALEIGK